The following coding sequences are from one Ornithodoros turicata isolate Travis chromosome 1, ASM3712646v1, whole genome shotgun sequence window:
- the LOC135378345 gene encoding polyhomeotic-proximal chromatin protein-like has product MASGRDAVPAGVRGTSSQVGFQRPQQRAVSSSMGSLPARDQGLRDDRRYMLRPVRTAPLHRLGSDRGEPGAEGMPVRSSRSGVYSLPCPPEMRRASREQPLSRSLGTTSGFLDEYHKHRVQYEMQHAVDDTYVERPHILPHSQEKMLVRPVGSRSSLTPQVSQHMKSHEEHAAQYVQQVSAQDAVTLQKQQQFQRQQQQMQQHHMEQHSQRTQRQQQMSQQEQLKQQHMEQQQQMEQQTEQQQEDEKSAQLQQMKQLQLQQQQMQQQQMQQQQQMQMQQHQAEQQQVEGQQPQQSQPNQQTSEDQAQMVQVPHELTQQMQYHQQMQYIQQQQRAVYYQHPLQVVQPIQVQPQARQVLQAEHQVVQYPAQMIQGYDARGYPCYFVPGTEDHYMKGEYPMVWQYGPQEAWVPADKLSVRPADTTQQMAMMYQAGDVPAAVAKQYQPVSEASTERDRDGASSGDSSSVVADQGTAQFQEASTTASETSPTKVLMKEDSKSVVYFMGSQASSDSEEYSSVTSASESGVIQLNVATAGNEKRAAQVSGLRITGQQGMPATAAGGPVYLPAPPNREALAQRPSLANVAAKPTESKASKVTKSSIVSLAAPLLPSAGLGSPFNMSEQACILFNVILISVLVGTVGAFVFRQYYS; this is encoded by the exons ATGGCTTCCGGGCGTGATGCAGTCCCTGCTGGTGTCCGCGGAACCTCGTCCCAG GTAGGCTTCCAGCGTCCCCAACAGCGCGCAGTTTCATCTTCAATGGGATCCCTTCCTGCGAGGGACCAAGGACTTCGTGATGACCGACGCTACATGCTTCGCCCCGTAAGAACGGCTCCCCTTCATCGTCTTGGCTCCGACCGTGGAGAACCTGGGGCAGAAGGAATGCCTGTTCGTTCGTCTCGTTCGGG TGTCTACAGCCTCCCATGCCCACCGGAGATGCGACGTGCTTCGCGGGAACAGCCCTTGTCACGTTCCTTGGGAACAACTTCTGGCTTTCTGGATGAGTACCATAAGCACCGGGTGCAGTACGAGATGCAGCACGCTGTTGACGACACCTACGTTGAGCGCCCGCACATACTTCCTCATAGTCAGGAGAAGATGCTCGTGCGCCCTGTGGGATCAAGGAGTTCGCTGACACCTCAGGTCTCGCAGCACATGAAGTCGCACGAAGAGCACGCTGCACAGTACGTGCAACAGGTGTCGGCGCAGGATGCAGTAACTCTCCAG AAGCAGCAACAGTTTCAACGTCAGCAACAACAGATGCAGCAGCATCACATGGAACAACATTCTCAACGCACGCAACGACAGCAGCAAATGTCGCAGCAAGAACAGCTGAAGCAGCAGCACATGGAACAGCAGCAGCAAATGGAACAGCAGACTGAACAGCAACAGGAGGATGAGAAATCTGCTCAGCTTCAGCAGATGAAGCAGCTACAGTTGCAACAGCAGCAAATGCAACAACAGCAAAtgcaacagcagcaacaaatgCAGATGCAACAGCATCAGGCAGAACAACAGCAAGTGGAAGGACAGCAACCACAACAATCTCAGCCAAACCAGCAAACCTCTGAAGACCAAGCTCAGATGGTCCAAGTTCCACATGAACTAACGCAGCAGATGCAGTACCATCAGCAAATGCAATATATTCAGCAGCAGCAACGCGCCGTATACTATCAGCATCCTTTGCAGGTTGTGCAACCAATACAG GTTCAACCGCAGGCAAGGCAGGTTCTTCAAGCCGAGCACCAAGTTGTGCAGTACCCTGCACAGATGATACAAGGATACGACGCCAGGGGTTATCCATGCTACTTTGTCCCAGGAACGGAGGATCACTACATGAAG GGAGAATACCCGATGGTGTGGCAATATGGTCCACAAGAAGCGTGGGTTCCCGCGGATAAGCTTTCAGTGCGCCCAGCTGATACGACACAGCAGATGGCCATGATGTATCAAGCAGGCGATGTACCCGCAGCCGTGGCAAAGCAATACCAACCAGTGTCAGAGGCGAGCACCGAACGTGATCGGGACGGAGCCTCATCAGGAGATTCCAGCTCTGTTGTTGCTGACCAGGGTACTGCTCAGTTTCAGGAAGCTTCGACAACTGCTTCGGAGACTTCGCCTACTAAA GTGCTAATGAAGGAGGATTCCAAAAGTGTGGTGTACTTCATGGGAAGCCAGGCCTCATCCGACAGTGAGGAATACAGTAGTGTTACCAGTGCAAGCGAATCAGG TGTTATTCAGCTTAATGTTGCTACCGCGGGCAACGAGAAACGTGCGGCACAAGTCAGCGGTCTGCGCATCACTGGACAACAGGGAATG CCTGCAACTGCTGCTGGAGGACCAGTCTATTTGCCAGCTCCACCTAACCGCGAAGCTTTAGCACAACGTCCTAGTCTGGCAAATGTAGCCGCCAAGCCAACAGAAAGCAAGG CTTCAAAAGTTACCAAGTCATCCATCGTCAGCTTGGCTGCTCCATTGCTCCCTTCGGCAGGTCTGGGAAGCCCTTTCAACATGTCAGAACAGGCTTGTATCCTGTTCAACGTCATCCTGATCAGCGTCCTCGTGGGCACTGTGGGAGCCTTCGTCTTCCGCCAATACTACTCGTGA
- the LOC135378343 gene encoding xaa-Arg dipeptidase-like, whose amino-acid sequence MGSRETMATTDALAQLVKDAVDSNAELLDRIQGDIWSHPELKFEERKAHDLLTEELRRAGFDVTPSFVLPTAFKAEFISSKGTGTGPTVCFVAEYDALPELGHACGHNLIAEAGFGAALALKEALQVSNALSGRVICMGTPAEEGGAGKALMMKGGAFADIDVVLMVHPSALNDIAPPFLAVGKVRVRFQGKASHAAGFPWAGVNALDAAVSAYSSISVLRQQMKPAWKIHGVITRGGTAANVIPDDTELYYYYRAPDNAELEQVRRRMEACFQGAALATGCTVDMDWQGGYEALLTNTVLADTFREHAQTLGANFSDRQKSSRMVFMASSDIGHVSQRIPTIQPTFEICCAPNHSREFASAAGSREAQGPTLIMTKALALTGLDILRNPDLLPEVVKHFRERTGNSC is encoded by the exons ATGGGCAGTCGTGAGACAATGGCAACGACCGACGCACTGGCCCAACTGGTGAAAGACGCTGTAGACTCCAACGCCGAACTCCTGGACAGGATTCAAggagacatctggagtcatccgGAACTGAAGTTCGAAGAGAGGAAGGCACACGATCTCCTGACGGAAGAACTGCGAAGGGCCGGCTTTGATGTCACCCCGTCGTTTGTCCTGCCGACAGCCTTCAAAGCAGAATTCATCTCGTCCAAGGGAACAG GTACAGGACCAACAGTGTGTTTTGTGGCGGAGTACGATGCACTCCCTGAACTCGGTCATGCTTGTGGCCACAACCTCATCGCCGAGGCAGGCTTCGGGGCAGCGCTTGCTCTCAAGGAAGCTCTCCAAGTGTCGAACGCCCTCTCCGGTCGTGTCATCTGCATGGGGACGCCTGCTGAAGAAGGTGGTGCTGGAAAG GCTCTGATGATGAAAGGAGGCGCTTTTGCCGATATCGACGTAGTCCTTATGGTCCATCCGAGTGCCTTGAACGACATAGCGCCCCCATTCCTCGCTGTGGGAAAG GTTCGCGTGCGATTCCAAGGAAAGGCTTCTCATGCAGCGGGATTTCCCTGGGCTGGTGTGAACGCACTGGATGCTGCAGTGTCGGCTTACAGCTCAATCTCTGTCCTCAGACAGCAGATGAAACCCGCATGGAAAATACATG GAGTCATCACAAGAGGCGGTACAGCAGCTAATGTCATCCCCGATGACACGGAACTGTATTACTACTATCGGGCTCCTGATAACGCGGAGCTCGAGCAGGTGCGTCGACGCATGGAGGCCTGCTTCCAGGGTGCAGCTTTAGCCACAGGATGCACCGTCGACATGGACTGGCAGGGAGGCTATGAGGCCCTTCTTACCAACACTGTCCTCGCAGACACATTTCGAGAACATGCTCAAACACTAG GCGCCAACTTCTCGGACCGCCAGAAATCGTCGCGCATGGTTTTCATGGCGTCATCGGACATCGGTCACGTGTCTCAGCGAATCCCAACGATCCAGCCCACGTTCGAAATCTGCTGCGCACCCAACCACTCCAGGGAATTCGCCTCCGCCGCAGGAAGCCGCGAGGCGCAAGGGCCGACTCTCATCATGACCAAGGCATTGGCCCTGACGGGACTGGACATTCTGCGGAATCCCGATCTCCTGCCCGAGGTCGTCAAGCACTTCCGCGAGCGGACAGGCAATTCCTGCTAG